A stretch of the Lactuca sativa cultivar Salinas chromosome 9, Lsat_Salinas_v11, whole genome shotgun sequence genome encodes the following:
- the LOC111901696 gene encoding dehydration-responsive element-binding protein 1A, with product MDAFNEYQNSYPAVSSENPPLASSSNSNNTRSTGGDAFADSEVKLASQTPKKKAGRKKFRETRHPVYRGVRMRDNGKWVCEVREPNTKFRVWLGTHPTAVMAARAHDVAALAFRGRSACLNFADSVWRLPVPKSNKIEDIQKAAAEAAEAFRYTDTEEAVENVETNELPEVQSYVDEEEIFESSGFFASMAEGLMVPPPHTMGYGNYGDNMDSSADGSLWSF from the coding sequence ATGGATGCCTTCAATGAATACCAAAACTCATATCCCGCAGTCTCATCGGAAAATCCTCCGTTAGCATCCTCTTCAAACTCAAACAACACCAGAAGCACCGGTGGGGATGCATTTGCTGACTCAGAAGTGAAGCTGGCTTCACAAACCCCGAAGAAGAAAGCCGGAAGGAAGAAGTTCAGGGAGACTCGACATCCGGTGTACCGGGGAGTGAGAATGAGGGATAACGGGAAGTGGGTTTGTGAGGTGAGAGAGCCCAACACGAAGTTTAGGGTGTGGCTAGGGACTCATCCCACTGCTGTAATGGCAGCTAGGGCACATGACGTGGCTGCTTTGGCCTTCAGGGGGCGATCGGCGTGTTTGAACTTTGCTGACTCTGTGTGGCGACTGCCTGTCCCGAAGTCTAACAAAATAGAGGACATACAAAAGGCCGCTGCAGAAGCGGCGGAGGCTTTTAGATACACAGACACGGAGGAAGCAGTGGAGAATGTGGAAACAAATGAGTTGCCGGAAGTTCAGTCTTACGTGGATGAAGAGGAGATTTTTGAGAGTTCCGGATTTTTTGCCAGCATGGCCGAGGGATTGATGGTACCACCTCCTCACACGATGGGGTATGGCAACTATGGAGATAACATGGACTCTTCTGCTGATGGGTCTTTATGGAGTTTTTAG